The Paenibacillus sp. FSL R7-0345 DNA segment CTCAAATACGAGGGAGGTGTTCCTGTGTCAGGCAGCAAGCTGCTGCAAAGTCCGTTACGTTTCAATCAGCAGCAAAATAATGGAGGACAGCGACAGGCAGACGCTGACCAGATAAAGTACGGCCACAACCTGCTTCTGGTTCAGTCCGGCCTTCAGCAGCCGGTAGTGCACCTGGCTGGCATCGGCCTGATAAATCGCTTTGCCCTGAAGGAACCGCTTGATCACGACAAAGATATTGTCGAAGATCGGCACGCCGAGCGCCAGAATCGGGATGAACAGAGACAGCATCGTAGCCTGCTTAAACGCCCCGTCCAGCGCAATAACGGCCAGAATGAAGCCCATGAAGGTAGCGCCGGCATCACCCATGAAGATTTTGGCAGGGGCTTTGTTGAAGCGCAGATAAGCCAATGTAACACCCACCAGGGAAATCGCCATGATTGCGGAAGCGGATTGACCCTTGGTAAGCGCAACGATAAACAGTGTAATGGCTGAAATCGCTGTAAGACCGCCGGCCAGACCGTCCATGCCGTCAGAGAAGTTGATTACTGTCGTAACGCCGAAGATCCAGACGATCGTCAGAATAAACTGCAGGATGAACGGCAGGGAGACATAATCTCCCGAGAACGGGTTAATGAAGCCGGTAAAGGCATTGCCGGACAGAAAGACAAGAATGGCCGCCGCAATCTGGACAACGAATTTGGGCAATGCCGGGAAATCCTTGCCTTTGGTTTTGTACCAGTCATCAATAGTACCTATAGTGAGCAGAAGCACCCCGCCAATAAAGAGGGCGAGCGTCTCCAGCGAGAAATCACGTGCGAACAGCAGGTATGTAATGAAAAACCCGATAAATATCGCATAGCTGGCTGTCAGGGGAATAGGCTCCCTGTGGATTTTGCGCTCTACATCCTCGCGGGGCCTGTCCACAAAATCAAGCCGGAACGCAAGCCTGCCAAGCGGAGGGATGAGCAGATAAACGATACAAAACGATACCAGAAATGCCAAAACGTAAAAAATGACAATCACCACCGTTGATTTTTTTAAAAGATAAGCTTAAGATGTTCCACGATAAATTGTCTTATGTGCAGGGCTGTCTCGATTATATCGCAGAGGGCATTACCTTGTCGATTGTACATAAATTTTGGAGGCTGATGATGAAATACGATGTAATTCTGTTTGATGCGGACGATACGTTGTTTGACTATGGCATGGCTGAGGGCCAGGCGTTTCTGAATGTGTTCACCCATTTCGGGCTGCCGGCCGGAGCACAGGAGTATGCTGACAGCTACCAGGAAATTAACCGTGCGCTGTGGGCTGATCTGGAGGCGGGGCAGATTACCTCTGCTGCGCTGCGGGTGGAGCGTTTCAACCGGCTGTTTGTGCGGCATAATCTGCAGTATAATCCGGAGGAATTCAGCGCGGCGTATCTGCGGTTTCTGGGGGAAGGCACGTTTCTGATCCAGGGAGCGGTTGAGCTGTGCGGTGCGCTTGAAGGCTGCAGACTGGCGATTATCACGAACGGGTTCAGGGATGTGCAGCTGTCCCGGATTAAGGGCTCGCCGCTTGCGGAGACGTTTGAGCAGATCATTATTTCGGAGGAAGCGGGCCATCAGAAGCCGGGGGCGGGGATCTTTGATTATGCATTTGACAAGCTTGGCATCTCTGATAAAAGCAGGGTGCTGATTGTCGGCGACTCGCTGACCTCCGATATCCGGGGCGGGATTAATTATGGCATTGATACCTGCTGGTTCAATCCTTTGGCCAAGACTAACAGCGCCGGTGTTACGCCGACCTATGAAATCCGTGAACTGTCAGAGCTGCTGGATATCGTAAAATAAAAAGCGGCTTGGCGGCGGTAACGGCTGTGTTTTGCCCAGGTGAAAGGTTGGAAGGCTTCTTCCGGTGTTTAATATATTAGGACACAGTATTTATTTCCACATTATCCTAATATACGGGGGAGGACTTTTTATGAAAATGAACAAAAAATGGCTGATCACCGCAGTTGCCGCAGGTATGGCGCTGACCGGTTCAGCCGGTGTATATGCCGGAGCCAAGCTTCAGGAGATCAAGGCTTACCTGAACAACAGCATTGGTGTAGTCGTGGACGGCACGCCATACTGGCTGAGAGACGGCAACGGCAAAACCTTAAGACCGATTACCTACGAGGGCCTTACGTATTTGCCGGTGCGCTCGGTTGCTGAGGCGCTGGATGTGCCGATTACGTATGATGCCGCGAATTATAAAGTCCGGATCGGCAGCGGTGCGGAAGCGGGAGCCTCTACAGGCTCTGGTTCGGGTTCAGGTTCGGGAGCTGCTGCGCCTGTAGAGAGCACGATGCGGCCGGTTAACCTGCCGCAGGATTTTCCGATACCGAGTGACGCTATTATCGCGACTACACTGGATACGGATGCCGACGGCGTGAAGAAGGCTGCATTCAGTTATTCCACGCAGGAATCACTGGAGACGATGGGTTTTGTATACAATGAATATGTCAAAATCAAACGGCTCGACAATGCCTCGCAGACGGTGTCAGCAACCACAGTGAAAATTACCGGCCGGCTGGGCGGCACAAGTCCGGTTTCGATTACTGGCAAGCCGTCTACGGCGCGTCCCGGGTTTAATATCTTTACCATTACCTGGTCGGAGAGCTGAGGGCTTACGGGGACAGGTGCAAATAGAAACAGCTGCGTTCCTGTGCGGAACGCAGCTGTTTAAGCTGGGCTAGTGTATAAATGTTGTTTGACTCAGGATTGCTGGCGGGTATCCAGCGGTTTGAGGTAAGCTTCGATCTGCTCCCGCTTTGCTTCCAGGAACGGAGGCAGGGCAAGGGATTCGCCGAGATGCTCCAGCGGCTCGTCGGTGGCAAAGCCCGGACCATCCGTAGCCAGCTCGAACAGGATGCCGTTCGGCTCGCGGAAGTACAGGGACCGGAAGTAGAAGCGGTCCACAAAGCCGGAGTTGGGCAGCTGCACGGCGCGGATCCGCTCGATCCATTGTTTCAGCTCCGTATCGTTGTCTACCCGGAAGGCGACATGGTGCACGCCGCCCCGGCCGAGGCGCTCCTGCGGCAGATCATTGCGCTCCTCCAGATGCACCTCAGCGCCGGAGCCCCCTTCGCCGGTCTCAAATACCACGATGTCCGGCTGTCCGGCCGCCGGCGAAGGATAGCTTCCTTTGCGGCGGAAGCCCATCAGATCCTGCAGGACGAGCGTTGTCGGCTCGGCGTCCTCTACGGTCAGATGAGCCGGGCCAAGGCCGGTGATGCCGTATTCCGCCGGCACCGGGCTGGCCGGCCATGGCTTGCCGCCGGCTACCCCCTGGTTGTTCTGGTCGGAGACCAGCAGGAACCGCTGGCCCTCATGATCGCGGAAGCCGAGTGTAAGGCGGCCGCCGCGGTCAGCGGTTCCGGCGTCATGGTCCACGTTGAAGGCTGTAAAGCGCTCCTTCCAGTAATCCAGTGCCTTATCATCCGGTACGCGCAGCGACAGGGCGGAGATGCTGTTGTTACCGTCCCGGTTGCGTCCGGCGTTCGGGAGCTCAAAAAAAGTCAGCTCTGTGCCCGGATTACCGGCTTCATCGCCGTAGAACAGGTGATAGACGGAGATGTCATCCTGGTTGACTGTCTTTTTGATCAGCCGCAGTCCAAGTACTTCGGTGTAAAATTTGTAGTTTTCCGGCGCTTTGGCTGTAATGGCGGATACATGGTGCAGGCCTTTTAGTGTTAAACTCATGATAGATCCTCCTCAGGATTGTGTTGTTATGGAATGGTGTAAGCGTATTTTTTGAATGTTGTGAGTGAAGTTCACAGCAGGAAAAGGTGTAGCTCACGGATGCTTTTCATTATTTCATTATTTACAAAAGGACTGGAGTTATTTTAGTGAAATTATTTAAGTTACTATAATTTTAATAGTAAGTTAGTTGAATTGCAAGTGGAAACTACATATCGGTCTTAAAAAGGAGTGTACTGCCATGCATACAAAAATCAGCCTGCTCAACCAGTTGAAGGAGCTCGGAATCAATCCGAAAGGAACCTTGCTGGTCCATTCCTCCTTAAAAAGCATCGGAACCGTGGAGGGAGGCGCAGATACCGTACTGGATGTACTGTCAGAGTATATGAAGGACGGGCTGCTTGTCCTGCCTACACATACCTGGTCGTACATAGATGCGGCTAATCCGCGCTTCTCTGTGCAGGGTTCACCATCCTGTGTTGGCGTTCTGCCGGAGCTGTTCCGGAAACGTCCAGGCGTTATCCGTTCATGGCATCCTACCCACTCTGTTGCTGCCCTTGGGCGGGATGCCGAAGCTTTTACCGCCGGGGATCATTGCTGGGATACTCCCTGCGCCCGGGGTTCTGTCTATGGCAAGCTGCTGGACCGGGAAGCGGAGATTATGCTGCTTGGCGTAGATCTGCGGCGCAACACTTTCATTCACGGCATAGAGGAGTGGCTGGATATTCCAGGCCGGATGACCGATGAGCCGGAGCAGCTGTACACGGTTACGCCGGACGGAACCGAGATTGCCGTACCGTCGCGCAGGCACTGCGGACTGTCGTGGTCGCAGCATTTCTGGAAGGTGGAGCATGTGCTGGAGGATGGCGGAGCGCTGCGGAGAGGACAGTTTGGCGATGCCCCTGTCATGATTTGCGGGGCTGCGGAGACTACAGACATCCTAAGCCGCATGCTGGCCGTGAATCCGGACCTGTTCGGAGATAACGAGCCGCTGAACGGCCGGTTTGTACCTGAACCGCTGCCCAAGACTTCGCGGGGATTGCCGCAGTATGGTACCGGCCCGAGTTAGTGGACGGGACGTATGCGTACATAGCTGTTTATTTTTCAGCGCTGCTGTAGATCATATTGGCTGTCTTTGAGTTTGAGTTTGGTATTAGCTATAGGTTGCTCAAGGCTGGTGGGTATTTGTTGAGCAGCGAGCAGCAGAAGGTAATTGATTGACATTGTCTGGGAATACATGGTAAGCTGGCTACAAATTTACGCCGCAGATGGCTTAGGGAGGAGCAGGAACAATGCAGACGCTGAACAGGGATGAACACATTAGCCGACTTTTTGACCGGGAGCTAGCCATACCTTTCGCACGTCCGGCATATTCCTATCCAGAGGAAACTCAGGTTTCACGCAGCACTCCCTTGCCCTGGGTCAGGCAGATCTGATTCTGCACCCTTATCTATGGCAATATCGGGATCTCAGGCTGCGTGTACCGCAGCCTTTTTCTTTGACCTTTTGTAAGAGGCGGAGAGAAGGGCGGCGCGACGCAGCCTTTTTGCTGTTATTAGGCAGAATGCAGGCAAGGTTAGAGGAGAGAGTCCCGCTAACGGTACTGAACCCCGAGCTCTAGCACCTGAATAAAGGGGGGGATCCCACTAGTGGTACTGAAGCCGGGCTCTCGCACTGAAATAAAGGGAAAAATCCCACTAAAGGTACTGAAAGCCGGGCTCTGACACTGAAATAAAGGGAAAAATCCCACTAAAGGTACTGTAAGTCGGGCTCTAACACTGAAATAAAGGGAAAAATCCCACTAAAGGTACTGTAAGTCGGGCTCTAACACTGAAATAAAGGGAAAAATCCCTTTGATCGTGGCGCCAGCGGCGTCTTAACCCCCATATTCCCTGAAAGGAGAGAGAGTAATGAACACAGTATTGAGATGGAATGAGCAGGATATAGAGCGGGAAGCAGTACATGGCATACAGCCGGGCACAGGTTGTGATCTGAAGCAGGCTCCAGCCCCAGCCCCAATCCCGGCAACAGATCCCGAGCCACTTCTGTATCCGCAGTCCCTTCGTTACGCCACATCCAGACGGCGCGGCGGGGAGCGCGGGCTTTATCCATCCGGCAGCTATCCATCTCATCCCGCCCTCTCCCCCTCCCCCTCTCACAGGGAGCAGCGGTTTAGGCGTGGTCTGCATTAGCCGCAACACGGCACAGCCGTGCTGCGGCCCCAGATCCAGGATGAGAGCCGCCGGATTGCGCAAGGTTTCGCTATGCCTGTTTACAGGCAGGAGCAGAGACGGGCGCAGGCCGGCGGCTTTTTATATATAAATTAGAACTACAGGAGGAGAAATAATGAACAAAAGCATCAAATCGCACGGCAACAACCACTATCAGCTGGAACTCCCGCACGGATCGCTGCATGTGTTCGCCAATCAGGAAATTTTCGGGTCTTTTGAAGAAAAAGTGTTTGAGATGGCTGATAACAATCTGCGGATTCCGCGCAATAAATATATGGCTTATACACCGGATGCGCATGTCGGCGTGGGGACCTGTATCGGCACAACGGCGGTGTGGAATATGAAGGACGGGATGGTCTCGCCTTCGATTGTCGGTGTGGATATCGGCTGCGGGATGCGCGTGCACACGACGCCGCTGCATAAGCGGGACCTGCAGGATAAGGAGATCCGCCGGAGACTGATCGAAGCCATCGAAAAATATGTCCCGACCAATGAACGCGTCAACAGCAACTATGCCGACATCGATATTATGGAAGTTGTGCGCAGCGGCCTAAACGGTCTGCCGGAAAAATATATCCCGTCCCCGCAATGGATCACCCATGTGGAGGAAAGCAACTTCCGTTATGACCATACTGCGCTGGAGCAGCTGCCGCCCAAAATCCGCAAAAATGCCCATGGCCAGCTCGGGACTCTGGGAAGCGGTAATCATTTTTGTGAAATTCAGTACCTGGAGATCGCTGAGGAGCATAAGGAGCTGGCGGCAAAATGGGGTCTTTTCGACGGCGGTGTTGTCGTCATGATCCATTCGGGCTCGCGTGCCTGGGGAGCAATGGTCGGCCGGGAGCATACGAAGACTATTAAAGAAGCAATGCATCTCTGGGGTGTAACGAACCCAGATCCGAACCTGAACTACGCGCCGGTCAGCAGCCGTGAAGGCCAGACGTATCTGAATCTGATGTACTCTGCGCTGAACTTTGCCGTGACCAACCGGCATATGATTGCGTTCGGGGTACAGGAGGGCTTTCGTGAGCTGTTCGGACCACAGTTTGAAATGCCGGTGCTGTATGACCTGATGCATAACTATGCGTTAAAAGAGTTCCACCGCGGGCAGCCGATGCTGGTGCACCGTAAGGGGGCGACACGGGCGCTGCCGCCGGGGCATTTTTTGAACACGCCGGTGTACAAAGCTACAGGGCATCCGGCGCTCATCCCCGGCTCAATGGGTACCTCATCGTACATTATGCTCGGCCGCGAGGAGGGCTTGAAGAACTTTTATTCCATTTGTCATGGAGCCGGCCGGGTGCGTTCGAGAAGAGCGACACGGCTGGCGGTGACTGTGGATGAGTTCAGCCAGTCGCTGCGGGTCGGTACGGACGAGGAGATTACGGTTAACCACCGTTCCCTGGATACCATTCTCGATGAATGTCCGCAAGCCTATAAGGACGTAGACCAGATTATCGACAGCATCACAGGTGCCGGGCTGGCTGATGTGGTAGCCAAGTGTAAACCAATGGCTGTAATTAAAGGCATTTAGCTCTGGAAATTCCCGCTTAAATCGGTCAGACAAATTCAAATCCAATGTTCTGGGCCAGTCTCTGGCTTGTCCCTATCAATGTATGGTATATTATTCTCACAAAAAACAAAGTAAGGAGATTGGAAATGGAAAAAACACTCGTCTTTGGACACAAAAATCCGGACACGGATACAATCTGTTCAGCTATTGCGTATGCGGCACTAAAGAAAGAACTGGGCTGGGATGCTGAAGCGGTACGCCTGGGAGAAGTAAGCGGGGAAACTCAATTTGCGCTGGATCAATTCGGCGTGGCTGCACCCCGTCTTGTTACAAATGTTGCCGGAGAAGCCGCTCAGGTGATTCTGGTTGACCATAACGAACGCCAGCAGAGTGCAGACGGAATTGAGCAGGTCCGCGTAGTTGAAGTAATCGACCACCACCGGATCGCCAACTTCGAAACCGCACATCCGCTCTACTATCGTGCTGAGCCTGTAGGCTGCACAGCGACTATCCTGAACAAGCTGTACAAAGAAAACGGTGTAACCATTCCTAAAGAAATTGCCGGCCTGATGCTGTCCGCAATCATTTCCGATTCCCTGCTGTTCAAATCGCCGACCTGCACCGAGCAGGACGTAGCTGCTGCACGTGAGCTGGCTGAAATCGCTGGTGTAAATGCAGAAGAATACGGTCTGGATATGCTCAAAGCCGGGGCTGACCTCAGCGATAAGAGCATTGCCCAGCTGATCTCCCTGGATGCTAAAGAATTCAAAATGGGAGACTACAAGGTAGAAATCGCCCAGGTCAACGCGGTTGACGTTAACGATGTGCTCTCCAAGCAGGCTGAGCTGGAAGCAGCTCTAACAGCCATTATTGCTGAAAAAGAACTGGATCTCTTCCTGTTCGTAGTAACCGACATCCTGAACAACGACTCTGTAGGTCTGGCGCTCGGCCGTCTCGCTGGTGCAGTAGAGCAGGCTTACAATGTGAAGCTGGATGACAACAAAGCGCTGCTTAGAGGCGTTGTTTCCCGCAAGTCACAGATCGTACCTGTACTGACTGAAACAATCGCTAAGCTGTAGTCATTATTAGAGGACAATCAGGCATACCAGCTGACGGTCCATATTTTTAAGCAGCAAGCCTCTGCCTTGGACCTGTGGTCGTTAGGGCAGGGGCTTTTTTTGCCAAAATAGGCTCCGGCGTTCTATACTTAATGTACATCAATGTGTCAGAAAGGAGCACTGGCATGACAAAAACACGATCCAGCGGCGTTTCTCAGCATAAATCCTTCGGACTGGTGCTGCAGGCACTCGTAGTCCTGGCCCGTAAAGGGGATACCTGTTCAAGCTGTGAAATGGCCGAGCTGCTCTCCTCTGAGGCGACGCTGCTGAGAAAGACGATGGCTAAGCTCACGCGTGCGCAGATCCTGATAACCAAAGAAGGGCGCGACGGCGGCTACGGCCTTAACCGTGACCCTGAACAGCTGACGCTTGCCGAAATTTATCAGGCTCTTGAAGCAGCGGATACATGCAGCAAAGCGGTGAATGAAACGATGTGCGGCAATGCGCTGGGTGAGCAGATGATGGACGCCTGCGGCGATATTTTTGCGGAAATGGACCGCAGTATGCTGGCTGTGCTGGAAAAATATACACTGGCTGATATGGTGCGCAAGTCTGGTTGTTGACAGGATGCTTTTTTGTGAATTATACTGTGCATAATAAATTACAGTTAAATGTGTAACAGCATAGAGGAGCAGATATTTTTTTGACGTTAACTGTGCTTTTATAAACACAGAATTGGGATCAGGAAGAGGAGGAGTTAGACAATGTCAACGGAATTGAAAGCGGAAGTGGAATTTAATAAGGTGATCCGGGAGCGGCATTCGGTACGGAAGTATGATCCGTCCTGGAAGATTTCCGACGAGGAAATTAAAGAGATTCTGAATGATGCCATTCTGGCCCCGTCCTCATCCAATTTGCAGCCTTGGCGCTTTATCGTGGTTACAGATCAGGAACTGAAGCAGCAGCTGCTGCCAATCGCCTACAACCAGCAGCAGGTCGTTGATTCTTCCGTTACAATCGCTGTTCTTGGAGATATCGAAGCCTACCGCAATGCGGAAAAAATATATGAGTACGCTGAGGCAGCCGGATTCATCACTGCAGAAATAGGCTCAGCGATGGCTAAGCGCAGCAGAGACAGCTATTCGGCCATGCCGGTCCAAAAGCTGAAGGAAATCGCCCTGGTCGACGGCGGCCTGATCTCCATGCAGCTGATGCTGGCAGCCAAGGCAAAGGGTTACGATACCGTACCTATGGGCGGCTTTATTCCCGAAAAATTGCGCGAGCTGTTCAGCATTTCTGAACGTTATGAGCCAGTGATGCTGATCTCTATCGGTAAAGCGGCGGCGGAAGGCCGCTCCACAGCCAGACTGCCGCTGGATGAAGTGACTCATTGGAACGGTTTTGAGGGATAAGCGCGTAATGCAAGGCTGAAAGAAGAGAAGACGGGTCAAGCCGAGCATGGCGGAGACCGGCAACGCCGTGTAAGCCGGAAACAACCGGGCAGATAGCGGTCAGCCTGATAATTCAATAAGATTAAGGAGCAGTTGGCCTATGCTGACTGCTCCTTTTCTTTTGGACAGATGAATTGACAGGCTGCTGTAAACGTTGAACAGGCCGCTAGCCAGCCGAAATTGAGGGAGTAAAGGGGAAAATCCCACAACTCAGGCCGCTGCTGGTCTGATCCCACCGTCAACCACCCGGCACAGACAGCTGCTCCCTAGCTCAGCCGACAGCTATTTCTGGTTTCCCGCGGTTTCTGCTATATTATTGTTAGTGACTGCTGCACAGAAAGGCTTTATGCGGCTGAATAACTATTGTTTGCAGTAAAAACGACCTTTTGTATAAAGCAGCCATCATTAAAGTGTAAGCTCATCAGACAATCAGGAGGGAATCCTTATGATCAAGGTTTATTCCGCGGAATCGGCGCACCAGTTCGATCACGGCTGGCTGAAGGGCAGCCACAGCTTCTCGTTCGGGGATTTCTATGATCCGGACAATACTGCTTTTGGCCCGATGCGTGTCTGCAACGATGATACGATTGCGCCGGGCCGAGGCTTCGGCGCCCATCCGCACAGCGACATGGAGATCGTCTCTATCGTGCTGTCCGGCAAATTACGTCATGAGGACAATCTGGGCAATGTTGCTGAGACGGAGTTTGGCGGCATTCAGCGGATGTCAGCCGGGACCGGCGCAATCCATACCGAACACAATCCTTCGGACACAGAGCCGGTACGGCTGCTGCAGCTGTGGTTTATGCCGCGTACCCGCGGAACGGCACCGTCCTATACAACCGGGCGGTTTGATCCCGCCAAGCTGGAGGGCAAGCTGCTGCCAGTAGTAGCACCAGAACGTGCAGAAGAGATCGTGGACATTGCCCAGGATATGACAATCTATCTGGGCCGGGCTGCGATAGGCCAGGAGCTGGCCTTTGAGCAGGAGGCGGGCCGCCGGATTTTTATTTACTTAATTGAAGGACAGGTTAAGCTGCCGGATGATCAGGTTCTGCGTCCGGGAGACTCGGCCCGGATTGAGGGGAGCAGCAGCCTGAAGCTTACTGCGGAAGAGGATGCCCTGGTCATGGTCATTGATCTGCCGTAACTTAGATCAGTCTTGGTCACGCTTATGTAAACAATCCTATTTTGAAAGGGGGAACCAATGATGCAGCAGCAGGAAAGGGTGCTGGTGAAGCACTCCGTAACCGGACGTATGCTTGTTAACAGCACAGAAGGGCCGACTTATACTTTTAATCCTCAGGGGGAGCTTACACTGATTAAGCTTTACGGTGTAAAGACTGCGCAGGGAGCGGCCGTAGTGGAATTGAAAGCAGAGCTGAACGTGTTCCGGTTTGAAGAGCCGGCGGAGGGCCCGGTTATCAAGCATTGGTATTACGTCGGGGATAATCCCGTCCAGTATGATGCTGATGCAGAATGTCTGAGCATCACCGTACAGTCGGAAATTGAATACCGGCCGGATGAATACTGGGAATAGGGGCGCGTTTGCGCCTCTTTTTTAAATATAAGAATTGATATGTTCTAGACTAGCCGTTTCTGTTTGTCATTACATAGTACGTTATATTGATGTACGCTTTTGGATTTATTTCGCAGGATCTCCTAAGAAAAGGACAAATGATCTTGACAATAAAAGTTGGGTATACTAGCTTTGTTATGAAACGTAACACCTTTAATGAAATGAGACAGGAGAAATGAACACAATGGAATTGTTTACAGCAATGGAGCGGGACGATTACGAGGAACTGCTGTTCTGCCAGGATAAGGCATCAGGTTTGAAGGCAATTATTGCCATTCACGACACTACACTGGGACCGGCGCTGGGCGGGACGAGGATGTGGACCTACGCGACCGAAGAGGCCGCTGTCACTGACGCGCTCCGGCTTGCCAAAGGGATGACCTACAAGAATGCGGCGGCCGGACTGAACCTGGGCGGCGGTAAAACCGTAATCATCGGCGATCCGAAAAAAGACAAGAATGAGGCGATGTTCCGCGCCTTTGGCAGATACATACAAGGACTCAACGGGCGTTATATTACAGCTGAGGATGTCGGAACGACTGAAGCGGATATGGATATTATTCATCAGGAGACGGACTTTGTAACCGGGATCTCGGCTACGTACGGTTCTTCCGGTAATCCGTCACCGGCCACAGCCTTCGGAGTGTATCAGGGGATGAAGGCGGCAGCCAAAGCGGCCTTCGGCAGTGATTCGCTGGCCGGCAGAACGGTTGCGGTACAGGGCGTCGGCAATGTCTCGTTTACGCTGTGCAAATATCTGCATGAAGAAGGGGCAGAGCTGATTGTTACGGATATTAATAAGGAAGCGGTAGCCCGGGCGGTTGAAGCTTATGGCGCCAAGGCAGTCGATCCGGCTGATATTATCAGTGTACAGTGCGATATCTATGCACCTTGCGCACTTGGGGCGACGATTAACGACGAGTCGCTGCCGGTGCTTAAGGCCAAGGTGGTTGCAGGTGCAGCCAATAACCAGCTGAAGGAGCCGCGCCACGGGGATGCCCTGCATGCGATGGGCATCGTCTACGCACCCGATTATGTCATAAACGCCGGCGGCGTGATCAACATTGCCGACGAACTGAACGGCTACAATCAGGAACGTGCTTACAAGCAGGTCAGCAAAATCTATGACAGCATTACA contains these protein-coding regions:
- a CDS encoding Glu/Leu/Phe/Val dehydrogenase, with protein sequence MELFTAMERDDYEELLFCQDKASGLKAIIAIHDTTLGPALGGTRMWTYATEEAAVTDALRLAKGMTYKNAAAGLNLGGGKTVIIGDPKKDKNEAMFRAFGRYIQGLNGRYITAEDVGTTEADMDIIHQETDFVTGISATYGSSGNPSPATAFGVYQGMKAAAKAAFGSDSLAGRTVAVQGVGNVSFTLCKYLHEEGAELIVTDINKEAVARAVEAYGAKAVDPADIISVQCDIYAPCALGATINDESLPVLKAKVVAGAANNQLKEPRHGDALHAMGIVYAPDYVINAGGVINIADELNGYNQERAYKQVSKIYDSITRVLEISRTSGIPAYAAADRLAEERIALLRNTRSTFLRNPHHAISRR